The genomic window GCGATCATGCTCCTTGTCGCGCTTCGAGCCGCCTGAATCGATCGAAGAGCGCAACGGTCTCGAGCGCCGGCACCGGCCGGCTGAAATAGTAGCCTTGCGCTTCGTCGCATCCCATTCGGCGGAGCTTCAACAATTGCGACTGCGTCTCGACGCCTTCTGCGACGACCCGCACTTGGAGGCTTCGAGCCAGCGTAATGATCGCTTGAGAGATCGCTTCGTCGAACTGATCCACGTTCAGGTCGCGGATGAACGACCCGTCGATCTTGAGCGACGCGATCGGGAAGCTCTTGAGATAGCTGAGCGAGCTGTACCCGGTTCCGAAGTCGTCCATGGCGACGGCCACGCCCATTTCACGCAGCTGTGCCACAGCCCGGATGCCATCCTTGACATCGCGCATGACGATGCTTTCCGTCAGTTCCAGTTCGAGCGTACCAGGCCGGATGTCAAACTCCTCGACGATCCGGCCGACGACTTCCGGCAGGTCTCGCTGCTGGAATTGACGTGCTGAGATGTTGACCGTAACGCGGCCCACATCGCAACCTCCGCGCTCCCACGCCTTCTGCTGCGCGGCAGCAGTTCTGAGCACCCATTCACCGAGCGGCACGATGACGCCGACTTCTTCCGCGATCGGGATGAAATCGTTCGGTGCGATCAGACCGCGTTGCGGATGCTGCCAGCGCACCAGCGATTCAAATCCTGTGATCGCACCGCTCGTGACGGAGACGATGGGTTGATAGTGAAGGACGAATTCTTCGCGCTCAAGCGCTTTGCGCAGGTCGCCCTCTAAGGAGAGCTTGCGCCGCGTCGCGTCTTGGATGTCCGGGGTGTAGAACTGCGTGTTGTTGCGGCCGCGCTCTTTGGCCTGATACATAGCCGCATCGGCGTTCTTGATGAGCGTCTCCGCGTCGTCGCCGTCTTTGGGGAAGAGCGCGACGCCGATGCTCGTGGATATGAAGAACTCGTCTCGTTCCACCACGAACGGCGCGGCAAACGTGCGCCCGATCTTCTCGGAGACTTCCTTCACGTCGGATTCGCGCGACATGTCGGCGAGGACGATGATGAACTCGTCACCGCCGGGTCGGACGACCGTGTCGGTCGGCCGCACCGCCGTCGAAAGGCGTGTCGCGACCACCTTAAGCAGCTCGTCCCCGACACCGTGGCCCAGTGTGTCGTTGACACCCTTGAAGCGGTCGAGATCGAGGTACAGGACTGCTACGGTCGATGAATGACGCCGCGCGAACAAGAGCGCCTGCGACAGACGCTCGTGCAGCAGCGTGCGGTTCGGCAAGCCGGTCAAGGCATCGTGGTGGGCGAGATGCGCGAGCCGCTCTTCCGCCTGCTTGCGCGCCGTGACGTCCAGAAGTGTGCCAATGACGCTGACGGCTTTGCCCGACGAATCAAACGAATATTCCGCCTGCTCCTGTACGTGCCGCACGGATCCGTCTCGCAGCACGACTCGGTGGTCGATGCTGTACGGTTCGAAGTTCGCCTGTGCCGCGGAGACGACGTGCTTCACATTTGTCACATCGCTCGGGTGATCGAAGTGACGCAGCAGACCTTCATCGACTTCCGTGGACGAGACGCCGAAGATCCTGCACATCTCGTCGGACCAGGAGAGCTTGCCGGTACGAAGATCTTTGGTCCAGTTGCCGACGCGGGCGAGCCGTTGGGCGTTCACGAGACTCGTGTTCGCCTCGGTGAGCTCTGCGAGGAAGCGGCGTTCGATCTGCCGCGTCGCACCGTACATGCGGATCGCCGTGAGGACGAAGACAAGGGTGATCACCACGATCTCGAGGACGGTGATGATGACGCGCAGCCGAGATTCGCGCGCCGACTTCTGTGCCGCGACGTCGAGGGCGGCGGCAAGTCCGTCCACGTCATCGTTGAGCGAGCTGAAAAGCAGCTCTCCGGTTCGCTGACGGCTCTGGGCGAGTTCGCCGGACGGATTGGTCATCAACGGCGCGGCGACCGTGTCGACCCATTGTGCGTGGATCCGTGTGATGTCGCGAAGATACGGTTGCGCGTCCGACAAGCCGACGCTATCCAGATATTCGCGCAGCGTCTCGAGACTCGCGCCGAAATCGGCGCGTGCATCGCGGAACGGTTTCAGATATTCAGGATCGCGCGTGGACGTGTAACCGCGCAAGCTGGATTCTTGCCGGAACAACGCCTCGACCATTTGCGACGTCAGCTGGCGCGCGTTATGGAACGACTCGGTGCGCGAGAGCGCACCGGATATCGCCTGGAAATCGTATGCGGTCGTGAGCGCGGTGATGGCCACCAGCGCTAAGACGAGAACAATCCATCGCCGCCTTGGCGTCCTGGGCACAGAGTCGTTCGTTCCGGGCACGCGAGCCCCGGTTTCGGCCATGTACTTGTTATCGTCTGGGAAGGCCGTTATCGGGTGCGCGTGATGGCGGTCACAGGCGCCTTGCAATCGCGGCTTGGCCTCAGATCTGCCATTCCCACGAATTCCAGAGCGGGCTCACCGCGTTCGCCGGGCGATAGCCGCGCAGATCGATGCTCGCGATGTCCTGACGCTGAACGAACCATACCGGGACGATGGGGAGGTCGGCGGCAAGTATTCGCTGCACGGCGGCGTAGTCGCGCTTGCGCCGCGCGATGCTATAGTCGGTCGTGGCTCGTTCCTCTGCTCTATCGAGCGCGCGATCGCAGTAGAAATAGATGTTCCAACCCGCCGGCGGCGCTTGATCGCAGTCGAAAAGTTGCGAGTCGTCGGGATCGACCCCGTTGCCCCACTGCTCGAACGTCACGTCGAATCGGCCGTTCTGTTGGATGCCGCCTCCGCTCTTCGTCGCGTATAGCTGCGCCGATGGATAGTTCTTGATACGAAGCTGAACGCCAACAGCTCGCCACTCGCGCGCGATCTCTGTTTCCGCGGCGAGAGCGGTCGCAGAGCCGAGCTCGCCGATCATGAGCAGCACGAGCTGTCTGCCGTCTTTCCGTCGGACCCCGTCCGCGCCGCGCTTCCAGCCCGCCTCGCTGAGCAGCGAAGCTGCGCGACCAGGATCGTACGGATAGGCGTGGATGCCGTTTGCGTGAGCCCACGATCCGCGCGGCTGATCCGAGTCGGCCGGCAGATTCACACCGCGTGAGACGCGATCTATGAGCGCGGTCCGGTCGGTCGCATACGCGAGAGCGCGACGAACCCGGATGTCGGCCAGCTGGGGCCGGCCGAGGTTGAAACCGATGTCCGAGAAGCGCGTGAAAGGATAGAGGTAGATGGTAGTGCCCGGGATCCCGTGCAGTTCCGGTTCAAGCGATTGCGCGCTTTCGAGATAGAGGTCTACGCGATGTGCGGCGAGCTCGCGTACGAGCGACGCGTCGTCTGGAAGCCACTCGAAGTCGATCTCGCGCAACCGCGGCGGCCCGCGCCAATACCGGCGGTTTGCGACAAACCGGATTTTCCCGGCCTCGTTCGAGACGACGACAAACGGACCGGTGCCGATCGGTAAGACGTTGAACGGGACGTTGTTGAGGTCGCGATATTTCGACAAGACATGAGCGGGGAGAACTGAATAGGCCTCGTTCGCCATCGAAAAAAACGTCGCGACGAACGGCGAGTACGGGCGTTTGAGACGCACGACGATCGTGTGGTCGTCGGGCGACGCGATGGTTTTGATCAACGCGTAACAGACCTTCGTGCCCGTGACATTGCGGGGGTTCATGATCGCGTGCCACGTGAACACCACGTCCTTTGCGGTGAACGGCGCGCCGTCGTGCCACACGACGTTGCGACGCAGATGGTACGTGACCGTCTTGCCGTCGACGCTGATCCCGCCGTTCGCTTGCGTCGGGACTTCGGTCGCTAGATCGGGGACGAGTTCGTTCTTGTCGCTCCACAAGAACAGATACGATGCCCAGAGCATGCTCAAGTCGGTGTCGATGTACTGTTCGGACGTCAACGTGCTCATCGTCTCCGGCTGTTGCTGTGAGGCGATCCTCAAAACGCCCGGGATCGTCCCAGGGTTCGCGGCGGATCGTTCAGCCGAAGTCTGGCGCGAGCATGCGCTGAGGATGAGGCAGACGGCGAGCCCGAGCGCCAGCCGCGCGGGCGCGCAATGCTGGGTCATGCTCTTAATATCGGCCGGACGCTGCGTCCGGACGAGCGTGCGGCGTCAGTGCTGGGCGTATGGGTCGGTTGAATAGATCGCGAAGATCTGCGCGTTCGAGAGCGGCGAAACCGTCGTCGCAAAGCCCGTGTCGATGGTCGCGATGAACGCGTTTGCGACGAGCGCATAGCCGGTGTTCGAAGGATGCAGACCGTCGAAGCTCAGGAGTCCGCCGCCGAACTGCAGACTGCAGCATTTCGGCGGGTTGATCGGCACTCCGCCATCCTGCTTGATCGTGGCGAACAATCCATGGATGTCCACGAGCGGAGTCTTCGTCGCGGTCGCCGCCGCGCCGATCGCGCCGTTATACGCCGTGTTCAATCCCTGCACTTGCGCCGCAAACGCATCCGTCAGAAAATCGCCCGGCGCAGTGAGCGTCGGTGTGACGTTTCCGAGCGCAAGATCTTGCAGCACGACGAAAAAGCCGCTTTCGGTGAGATATCCGTTTGGGCCGACACCGTACGTCGCCTGGATGTATGCGGTGACCGCTTGCGCGGCCGGCGCGGGCACACTGAACGGGGGTGCCTCAAGCGTCGCGATCAGCGTTGGTCCGCCCTGGAAGAACTGCGGCGTGCTCAACACGTCCGGCAAATTCGCGACGACGACGCGCGAACCGGCCGCGTGAAGCCTCGTGATTATCGTGACGATATCGGCCTGCATCTGTTTGGGCGAATCGGACGGCGATCGGCCGCCGCTGAACGCATACTTCAAGAGGTCATTCGCGCCGAGCCAGACGGTCGTGAGCGACGGATGCAGCGAAAGGGCGACGTTGAGCTGCGTCAGCGGATGCACAGTGCCCGCGAAACTGCCGAGAATCGGATAAAACGTGCTGCTCTCGCCGTCTAGTAGCGGTTGGAGCAGCGTGGTCGGATCGTGCGGATTGAACGGATACTGACAATTGGGCTGTTGGCCCGGGCCGGTCAGCGGGTTCGTCATGTAGATGGCTTCGTGCGCCGTCTGGCCGGGAATGCCTACGTCGCGTATGGGGCCGGCCGGATTGAGCCGC from Candidatus Eremiobacteraceae bacterium includes these protein-coding regions:
- a CDS encoding EAL domain-containing protein → MAITALTTAYDFQAISGALSRTESFHNARQLTSQMVEALFRQESSLRGYTSTRDPEYLKPFRDARADFGASLETLREYLDSVGLSDAQPYLRDITRIHAQWVDTVAAPLMTNPSGELAQSRQRTGELLFSSLNDDVDGLAAALDVAAQKSARESRLRVIITVLEIVVITLVFVLTAIRMYGATRQIERRFLAELTEANTSLVNAQRLARVGNWTKDLRTGKLSWSDEMCRIFGVSSTEVDEGLLRHFDHPSDVTNVKHVVSAAQANFEPYSIDHRVVLRDGSVRHVQEQAEYSFDSSGKAVSVIGTLLDVTARKQAEERLAHLAHHDALTGLPNRTLLHERLSQALLFARRHSSTVAVLYLDLDRFKGVNDTLGHGVGDELLKVVATRLSTAVRPTDTVVRPGGDEFIIVLADMSRESDVKEVSEKIGRTFAAPFVVERDEFFISTSIGVALFPKDGDDAETLIKNADAAMYQAKERGRNNTQFYTPDIQDATRRKLSLEGDLRKALEREEFVLHYQPIVSVTSGAITGFESLVRWQHPQRGLIAPNDFIPIAEEVGVIVPLGEWVLRTAAAQQKAWERGGCDVGRVTVNISARQFQQRDLPEVVGRIVEEFDIRPGTLELELTESIVMRDVKDGIRAVAQLREMGVAVAMDDFGTGYSSLSYLKSFPIASLKIDGSFIRDLNVDQFDEAISQAIITLARSLQVRVVAEGVETQSQLLKLRRMGCDEAQGYYFSRPVPALETVALFDRFRRLEARQGA
- a CDS encoding SGNH/GDSL hydrolase family protein yields the protein MRMQSINSARTIAATTLAATVLLCACSSGSSTSNRPPPQPTGAAIFSRIVGVGDSLTAGYQSGGLLGINTTSPVSGFPGNLVPATQENGFWSLLVQQANGLSPASMYNPTTSPLPLIAAPGLNSQLVLGTTSLFAATHSACDAFNDGAYAISTYGTTRLNPAGPIRDVGIPGQTAHEAIYMTNPLTGPGQQPNCQYPFNPHDPTTLLQPLLDGESSTFYPILGSFAGTVHPLTQLNVALSLHPSLTTVWLGANDLLKYAFSGGRSPSDSPKQMQADIVTIITRLHAAGSRVVVANLPDVLSTPQFFQGGPTLIATLEAPPFSVPAPAAQAVTAYIQATYGVGPNGYLTESGFFVVLQDLALGNVTPTLTAPGDFLTDAFAAQVQGLNTAYNGAIGAAATATKTPLVDIHGLFATIKQDGGVPINPPKCCSLQFGGGLLSFDGLHPSNTGYALVANAFIATIDTGFATTVSPLSNAQIFAIYSTDPYAQH
- a CDS encoding peptide ABC transporter substrate-binding protein, yielding MTQHCAPARLALGLAVCLILSACSRQTSAERSAANPGTIPGVLRIASQQQPETMSTLTSEQYIDTDLSMLWASYLFLWSDKNELVPDLATEVPTQANGGISVDGKTVTYHLRRNVVWHDGAPFTAKDVVFTWHAIMNPRNVTGTKVCYALIKTIASPDDHTIVVRLKRPYSPFVATFFSMANEAYSVLPAHVLSKYRDLNNVPFNVLPIGTGPFVVVSNEAGKIRFVANRRYWRGPPRLREIDFEWLPDDASLVRELAAHRVDLYLESAQSLEPELHGIPGTTIYLYPFTRFSDIGFNLGRPQLADIRVRRALAYATDRTALIDRVSRGVNLPADSDQPRGSWAHANGIHAYPYDPGRAASLLSEAGWKRGADGVRRKDGRQLVLLMIGELGSATALAAETEIAREWRAVGVQLRIKNYPSAQLYATKSGGGIQQNGRFDVTFEQWGNGVDPDDSQLFDCDQAPPAGWNIYFYCDRALDRAEERATTDYSIARRKRDYAAVQRILAADLPIVPVWFVQRQDIASIDLRGYRPANAVSPLWNSWEWQI